A genomic segment from Perca flavescens isolate YP-PL-M2 chromosome 13, PFLA_1.0, whole genome shotgun sequence encodes:
- the supt4h1 gene encoding transcription elongation factor SPT4 yields MALETVPKDLRHLRACLLCSLVKTIDQFEYDGCDNCESYLQMKGNREMVYECTSSSFDGVISMMSPEDSWVAKWQRIGNFKPGVYAVSVTGRLPPGVVRELKSRGVIYKSRDTAVKT; encoded by the exons ATGGCATTGGAAACGGTCCCCAAAGACCTTCGCCATCTGCGTGCCTGCCTTCTTTGTTCTTTAGTGAAG ACCATTGACCAGTTTGAATACGACGGCTGTGACAACTGTGAGTCGTACCTTCAGATGAAGGGGAACAGAGAGATGGTTTATGAATGCACAAGTTCCTCGTTTGATGg CGTAATATCCATGATGAGTCCTGAGGACAGCTGGGTAGCTAAATGGCAGAGGATAG GCAACTTCAAGCCCGGTGTATATGCAGTGTCAGTGACAGGAAGACTACCTCCAG GCGTGGTGAGAGAGTTGAAAAGCAGAGGAGTGATCTACAAATCCAGAGATACAGCAGTGAAGACATAA